One window from the genome of Malus domestica chromosome 01, GDT2T_hap1 encodes:
- the LOC103432239 gene encoding SWR1-complex protein 4-like isoform X3 yields the protein MDAKDILGLSKTSHPASQEKKSRPVKESQRKPDGISREVYALIGGVPPLMPAVEPLQLKKRPPTDEKITWQWLPFTSSARKDNLQLYHWVRVVNGVPPIGDYSFAKYNKSVDVVKYTDEEYEKHLTDDMWTKEETDQLFELCQQFDLRFIVIADRFPSSRTVEELKERYYKVSRSILIARAAASPGDVSEHPIVKEPYKFTQERDRKRALSMVLSQTKHQERKDSEVLAEAKRIAESRMAARVSLPNAKESELPITFNVERAIVPGETLSPSSNSELPSAMVAPSTSMAENTSTLASLRMLRVYLRTYALDQMIQAASSSAGLRTIKRVEQSLQELGVNLKPRVPTKSVCAQHLELRKEILTLLNLQKQLQYKEAEGSSYRDSPYETPGTPKDRTFVPESTSFGGERVGKRDQKRKAPGRAEAPSSPAQPKRPRKLRASDM from the exons ATGGATGCCAAGGACATCTTGGGCTTGTCCAAAACCTCGCATCCCGCATCCCAGGAGAAGAAATCTCGACCAGTTAAGGAGTCTCAGAGAAAACCAGATGGCATTTCGCGCGAG GTGTATGCGCTTATCGGGGGTGTTCCACCTCTCATGCCGGCAGTGGAGCCATTACAGCTGAAAAAACGGCCTCCGACTGACGAAAAG ATCACTTGGCAGTGGCTTCCTTTTACAAGTTCTGCTCGGAAAGATAATTTACAGCTCTATCACTGG GTTAGAGTTGTAAATGGTGTCCCACCTATTGGTGACTACTCCTTTGCCAAGTATAACAAG TCTGTGGATGTTGTCAAATACACAGACGAGGAGTATGAGAAGCATTTGACTGATGAT ATGTGGACAAAGGAAGAGACGGATCAATTGTTTGAATTGTGTCAACAGTTTGATCTACGCTTCATTGTGATAGCAGACAGGTTCCCGTCTTCTCGTACTGTGGAAGAACTGAAGGAACGCTATTACAAag TATCTCGATCTATATTAATTGCTAGAGCTGCGGCATCGCCTGGAGATGTTTCAGAGCATCCTATTGTTAAG GAACCTTACAAATTTACACAAGAGAGAGATCGCAAGCGAGCATTGTCCATGGTTCTCTCTCAAACAAAGCACCAAGAGAGAAAAGACTCGGAG GTTCTGGCTGAAGCCAAAAGAATAGCTGAGTCACGCATGGCTGCAAGGGTAAGTTTACCG AATGCTAAAGAGTCAGAGTTGCCTATAACATTTAATGTGGAGAGGGCTATCGTTCCTGGTGAGACTCTGTCACCCTCATCCAACTCCGAGTTACCCTCTGCAATGGTTGCACCTTCAACTTCAATGGCAGAGAATACCTCTACTCTAGCTTCTCTCCGAATG CTTCGGGTGTATCTTAGGACATATGCGCTGGACCAAATGATCCAAGCTGCAAGCTCATCTGCTGGACTTCGGACTATCAAGCGGGTCGAGCAAAGTTTGCAAGAACTTGGG GTTAATTTAAAGCCGAGAGTTCCAACTAAATCCGTTTGTGCACAGCATCTTgaattaagaaaagaaatattGACGCTACTGAATCTTCAGAAACAG TTACAATATAAGGAGGCAGAAGGCTCATCTTATCGTGATAGTCCATACGAAACACCAGGCACACCCAAG GATCGCACTTTTGTCCCTGAATCAACAAGTTTTGGAG GGGAAAGAGTTGGTAAACGAGACCAAAAACGAAAGGCCCCTGGTAGGGCAGAAGCTCCATCATCGCCTGCGCAGCCTAAAAGGCCTAGAAAGTTAAGGGCATCAGATATGTAG
- the LOC103432239 gene encoding SWR1-complex protein 4-like isoform X7, producing the protein MDAKDILGLSKTSHPASQEKKSRPVKESQRKPDGISREVYALIGGVPPLMPAVEPLQLKKRPPTDEKITWQWLPFTSSARKDNLQLYHWVRVVNGVPPIGDYSFAKYNKMWTKEETDQLFELCQQFDLRFIVIADRFPSSRTVEELKERYYKVSRSILIARAAASPGDVSEHPIVKEPYKFTQERDRKRALSMVLSQTKHQERKDSEVLAEAKRIAESRMAARNAKESELPITFNVERAIVPGETLSPSSNSELPSAMVAPSTSMAENTSTLASLRMLRVYLRTYALDQMIQAASSSAGLRTIKRVEQSLQELGVNLKPRVPTKSVCAQHLELRKEILTLLNLQKQLQYKEAEGSSYRDSPYETPGTPKDRTFVPESTSFGGDVLGERVGKRDQKRKAPGRAEAPSSPAQPKRPRKLRASDM; encoded by the exons ATGGATGCCAAGGACATCTTGGGCTTGTCCAAAACCTCGCATCCCGCATCCCAGGAGAAGAAATCTCGACCAGTTAAGGAGTCTCAGAGAAAACCAGATGGCATTTCGCGCGAG GTGTATGCGCTTATCGGGGGTGTTCCACCTCTCATGCCGGCAGTGGAGCCATTACAGCTGAAAAAACGGCCTCCGACTGACGAAAAG ATCACTTGGCAGTGGCTTCCTTTTACAAGTTCTGCTCGGAAAGATAATTTACAGCTCTATCACTGG GTTAGAGTTGTAAATGGTGTCCCACCTATTGGTGACTACTCCTTTGCCAAGTATAACAAG ATGTGGACAAAGGAAGAGACGGATCAATTGTTTGAATTGTGTCAACAGTTTGATCTACGCTTCATTGTGATAGCAGACAGGTTCCCGTCTTCTCGTACTGTGGAAGAACTGAAGGAACGCTATTACAAag TATCTCGATCTATATTAATTGCTAGAGCTGCGGCATCGCCTGGAGATGTTTCAGAGCATCCTATTGTTAAG GAACCTTACAAATTTACACAAGAGAGAGATCGCAAGCGAGCATTGTCCATGGTTCTCTCTCAAACAAAGCACCAAGAGAGAAAAGACTCGGAG GTTCTGGCTGAAGCCAAAAGAATAGCTGAGTCACGCATGGCTGCAAGG AATGCTAAAGAGTCAGAGTTGCCTATAACATTTAATGTGGAGAGGGCTATCGTTCCTGGTGAGACTCTGTCACCCTCATCCAACTCCGAGTTACCCTCTGCAATGGTTGCACCTTCAACTTCAATGGCAGAGAATACCTCTACTCTAGCTTCTCTCCGAATG CTTCGGGTGTATCTTAGGACATATGCGCTGGACCAAATGATCCAAGCTGCAAGCTCATCTGCTGGACTTCGGACTATCAAGCGGGTCGAGCAAAGTTTGCAAGAACTTGGG GTTAATTTAAAGCCGAGAGTTCCAACTAAATCCGTTTGTGCACAGCATCTTgaattaagaaaagaaatattGACGCTACTGAATCTTCAGAAACAG TTACAATATAAGGAGGCAGAAGGCTCATCTTATCGTGATAGTCCATACGAAACACCAGGCACACCCAAG GATCGCACTTTTGTCCCTGAATCAACAAGTTTTGGAGGTGATGTATTAG GGGAAAGAGTTGGTAAACGAGACCAAAAACGAAAGGCCCCTGGTAGGGCAGAAGCTCCATCATCGCCTGCGCAGCCTAAAAGGCCTAGAAAGTTAAGGGCATCAGATATGTAG
- the LOC103432239 gene encoding SWR1-complex protein 4-like isoform X5 — protein MDAKDILGLSKTSHPASQEKKSRPVKESQRKPDGISREVYALIGGVPPLMPAVEPLQLKKRPPTDEKITWQWLPFTSSARKDNLQLYHWVRVVNGVPPIGDYSFAKYNKMWTKEETDQLFELCQQFDLRFIVIADRFPSSRTVEELKERYYKVSRSILIARAAASPGDVSEHPIVKEPYKFTQERDRKRALSMVLSQTKHQERKDSEVLAEAKRIAESRMAARVSLPNAKESELPITFNVERAIVPGETLSPSSNSELPSAMVAPSTSMAENTSTLASLRMLRVYLRTYALDQMIQAASSSAGLRTIKRVEQSLQELGVNLKPRVPTKSVCAQHLELRKEILTLLNLQKQLQYKEAEGSSYRDSPYETPGTPKDRTFVPESTSFGGDVLGERVGKRDQKRKAPGRAEAPSSPAQPKRPRKLRASDM, from the exons ATGGATGCCAAGGACATCTTGGGCTTGTCCAAAACCTCGCATCCCGCATCCCAGGAGAAGAAATCTCGACCAGTTAAGGAGTCTCAGAGAAAACCAGATGGCATTTCGCGCGAG GTGTATGCGCTTATCGGGGGTGTTCCACCTCTCATGCCGGCAGTGGAGCCATTACAGCTGAAAAAACGGCCTCCGACTGACGAAAAG ATCACTTGGCAGTGGCTTCCTTTTACAAGTTCTGCTCGGAAAGATAATTTACAGCTCTATCACTGG GTTAGAGTTGTAAATGGTGTCCCACCTATTGGTGACTACTCCTTTGCCAAGTATAACAAG ATGTGGACAAAGGAAGAGACGGATCAATTGTTTGAATTGTGTCAACAGTTTGATCTACGCTTCATTGTGATAGCAGACAGGTTCCCGTCTTCTCGTACTGTGGAAGAACTGAAGGAACGCTATTACAAag TATCTCGATCTATATTAATTGCTAGAGCTGCGGCATCGCCTGGAGATGTTTCAGAGCATCCTATTGTTAAG GAACCTTACAAATTTACACAAGAGAGAGATCGCAAGCGAGCATTGTCCATGGTTCTCTCTCAAACAAAGCACCAAGAGAGAAAAGACTCGGAG GTTCTGGCTGAAGCCAAAAGAATAGCTGAGTCACGCATGGCTGCAAGGGTAAGTTTACCG AATGCTAAAGAGTCAGAGTTGCCTATAACATTTAATGTGGAGAGGGCTATCGTTCCTGGTGAGACTCTGTCACCCTCATCCAACTCCGAGTTACCCTCTGCAATGGTTGCACCTTCAACTTCAATGGCAGAGAATACCTCTACTCTAGCTTCTCTCCGAATG CTTCGGGTGTATCTTAGGACATATGCGCTGGACCAAATGATCCAAGCTGCAAGCTCATCTGCTGGACTTCGGACTATCAAGCGGGTCGAGCAAAGTTTGCAAGAACTTGGG GTTAATTTAAAGCCGAGAGTTCCAACTAAATCCGTTTGTGCACAGCATCTTgaattaagaaaagaaatattGACGCTACTGAATCTTCAGAAACAG TTACAATATAAGGAGGCAGAAGGCTCATCTTATCGTGATAGTCCATACGAAACACCAGGCACACCCAAG GATCGCACTTTTGTCCCTGAATCAACAAGTTTTGGAGGTGATGTATTAG GGGAAAGAGTTGGTAAACGAGACCAAAAACGAAAGGCCCCTGGTAGGGCAGAAGCTCCATCATCGCCTGCGCAGCCTAAAAGGCCTAGAAAGTTAAGGGCATCAGATATGTAG
- the LOC103432239 gene encoding SWR1-complex protein 4-like isoform X8, whose translation MDAKDILGLSKTSHPASQEKKSRPVKESQRKPDGISREVYALIGGVPPLMPAVEPLQLKKRPPTDEKITWQWLPFTSSARKDNLQLYHWVRVVNGVPPIGDYSFAKYNKMWTKEETDQLFELCQQFDLRFIVIADRFPSSRTVEELKERYYKVSRSILIARAAASPGDVSEHPIVKEPYKFTQERDRKRALSMVLSQTKHQERKDSEVLAEAKRIAESRMAARNAKESELPITFNVERAIVPGETLSPSSNSELPSAMVAPSTSMAENTSTLASLRMLRVYLRTYALDQMIQAASSSAGLRTIKRVEQSLQELGVNLKPRVPTKSVCAQHLELRKEILTLLNLQKQLQYKEAEGSSYRDSPYETPGTPKDRTFVPESTSFGGERVGKRDQKRKAPGRAEAPSSPAQPKRPRKLRASDM comes from the exons ATGGATGCCAAGGACATCTTGGGCTTGTCCAAAACCTCGCATCCCGCATCCCAGGAGAAGAAATCTCGACCAGTTAAGGAGTCTCAGAGAAAACCAGATGGCATTTCGCGCGAG GTGTATGCGCTTATCGGGGGTGTTCCACCTCTCATGCCGGCAGTGGAGCCATTACAGCTGAAAAAACGGCCTCCGACTGACGAAAAG ATCACTTGGCAGTGGCTTCCTTTTACAAGTTCTGCTCGGAAAGATAATTTACAGCTCTATCACTGG GTTAGAGTTGTAAATGGTGTCCCACCTATTGGTGACTACTCCTTTGCCAAGTATAACAAG ATGTGGACAAAGGAAGAGACGGATCAATTGTTTGAATTGTGTCAACAGTTTGATCTACGCTTCATTGTGATAGCAGACAGGTTCCCGTCTTCTCGTACTGTGGAAGAACTGAAGGAACGCTATTACAAag TATCTCGATCTATATTAATTGCTAGAGCTGCGGCATCGCCTGGAGATGTTTCAGAGCATCCTATTGTTAAG GAACCTTACAAATTTACACAAGAGAGAGATCGCAAGCGAGCATTGTCCATGGTTCTCTCTCAAACAAAGCACCAAGAGAGAAAAGACTCGGAG GTTCTGGCTGAAGCCAAAAGAATAGCTGAGTCACGCATGGCTGCAAGG AATGCTAAAGAGTCAGAGTTGCCTATAACATTTAATGTGGAGAGGGCTATCGTTCCTGGTGAGACTCTGTCACCCTCATCCAACTCCGAGTTACCCTCTGCAATGGTTGCACCTTCAACTTCAATGGCAGAGAATACCTCTACTCTAGCTTCTCTCCGAATG CTTCGGGTGTATCTTAGGACATATGCGCTGGACCAAATGATCCAAGCTGCAAGCTCATCTGCTGGACTTCGGACTATCAAGCGGGTCGAGCAAAGTTTGCAAGAACTTGGG GTTAATTTAAAGCCGAGAGTTCCAACTAAATCCGTTTGTGCACAGCATCTTgaattaagaaaagaaatattGACGCTACTGAATCTTCAGAAACAG TTACAATATAAGGAGGCAGAAGGCTCATCTTATCGTGATAGTCCATACGAAACACCAGGCACACCCAAG GATCGCACTTTTGTCCCTGAATCAACAAGTTTTGGAG GGGAAAGAGTTGGTAAACGAGACCAAAAACGAAAGGCCCCTGGTAGGGCAGAAGCTCCATCATCGCCTGCGCAGCCTAAAAGGCCTAGAAAGTTAAGGGCATCAGATATGTAG
- the LOC103432239 gene encoding SWR1-complex protein 4-like isoform X6 — protein MDAKDILGLSKTSHPASQEKKSRPVKESQRKPDGISREVYALIGGVPPLMPAVEPLQLKKRPPTDEKITWQWLPFTSSARKDNLQLYHWVRVVNGVPPIGDYSFAKYNKMWTKEETDQLFELCQQFDLRFIVIADRFPSSRTVEELKERYYKVSRSILIARAAASPGDVSEHPIVKEPYKFTQERDRKRALSMVLSQTKHQERKDSEVLAEAKRIAESRMAARNAKESELPITFNVERAIVPGETLSPSSNSELPSAMVAPSTSMAENTSTLASLRMLRVYLRTYALDQMIQAASSSAGLRTIKRVEQSLQELGVNLKPRVPTKSVCAQHLELRKEILTLLNLQKQLQYKEAEGSSYRDSPYETPGTPKVRCPCLYTIDLINIHWMSGERVGKRDQKRKAPGRAEAPSSPAQPKRPRKLRASDM, from the exons ATGGATGCCAAGGACATCTTGGGCTTGTCCAAAACCTCGCATCCCGCATCCCAGGAGAAGAAATCTCGACCAGTTAAGGAGTCTCAGAGAAAACCAGATGGCATTTCGCGCGAG GTGTATGCGCTTATCGGGGGTGTTCCACCTCTCATGCCGGCAGTGGAGCCATTACAGCTGAAAAAACGGCCTCCGACTGACGAAAAG ATCACTTGGCAGTGGCTTCCTTTTACAAGTTCTGCTCGGAAAGATAATTTACAGCTCTATCACTGG GTTAGAGTTGTAAATGGTGTCCCACCTATTGGTGACTACTCCTTTGCCAAGTATAACAAG ATGTGGACAAAGGAAGAGACGGATCAATTGTTTGAATTGTGTCAACAGTTTGATCTACGCTTCATTGTGATAGCAGACAGGTTCCCGTCTTCTCGTACTGTGGAAGAACTGAAGGAACGCTATTACAAag TATCTCGATCTATATTAATTGCTAGAGCTGCGGCATCGCCTGGAGATGTTTCAGAGCATCCTATTGTTAAG GAACCTTACAAATTTACACAAGAGAGAGATCGCAAGCGAGCATTGTCCATGGTTCTCTCTCAAACAAAGCACCAAGAGAGAAAAGACTCGGAG GTTCTGGCTGAAGCCAAAAGAATAGCTGAGTCACGCATGGCTGCAAGG AATGCTAAAGAGTCAGAGTTGCCTATAACATTTAATGTGGAGAGGGCTATCGTTCCTGGTGAGACTCTGTCACCCTCATCCAACTCCGAGTTACCCTCTGCAATGGTTGCACCTTCAACTTCAATGGCAGAGAATACCTCTACTCTAGCTTCTCTCCGAATG CTTCGGGTGTATCTTAGGACATATGCGCTGGACCAAATGATCCAAGCTGCAAGCTCATCTGCTGGACTTCGGACTATCAAGCGGGTCGAGCAAAGTTTGCAAGAACTTGGG GTTAATTTAAAGCCGAGAGTTCCAACTAAATCCGTTTGTGCACAGCATCTTgaattaagaaaagaaatattGACGCTACTGAATCTTCAGAAACAG TTACAATATAAGGAGGCAGAAGGCTCATCTTATCGTGATAGTCCATACGAAACACCAGGCACACCCAAGGTTCGTTGTCCTTGCTTGTA tacTATTGACCTCATTAATATCCATTGGATGTCAGGGGAAAGAGTTGGTAAACGAGACCAAAAACGAAAGGCCCCTGGTAGGGCAGAAGCTCCATCATCGCCTGCGCAGCCTAAAAGGCCTAGAAAGTTAAGGGCATCAGATATGTAG
- the LOC103432239 gene encoding SWR1-complex protein 4-like isoform X2 — protein MDAKDILGLSKTSHPASQEKKSRPVKESQRKPDGISREVYALIGGVPPLMPAVEPLQLKKRPPTDEKITWQWLPFTSSARKDNLQLYHWVRVVNGVPPIGDYSFAKYNKSVDVVKYTDEEYEKHLTDDMWTKEETDQLFELCQQFDLRFIVIADRFPSSRTVEELKERYYKVSRSILIARAAASPGDVSEHPIVKEPYKFTQERDRKRALSMVLSQTKHQERKDSEVLAEAKRIAESRMAARNAKESELPITFNVERAIVPGETLSPSSNSELPSAMVAPSTSMAENTSTLASLRMLRVYLRTYALDQMIQAASSSAGLRTIKRVEQSLQELGVNLKPRVPTKSVCAQHLELRKEILTLLNLQKQLQYKEAEGSSYRDSPYETPGTPKDRTFVPESTSFGGDVLGERVGKRDQKRKAPGRAEAPSSPAQPKRPRKLRASDM, from the exons ATGGATGCCAAGGACATCTTGGGCTTGTCCAAAACCTCGCATCCCGCATCCCAGGAGAAGAAATCTCGACCAGTTAAGGAGTCTCAGAGAAAACCAGATGGCATTTCGCGCGAG GTGTATGCGCTTATCGGGGGTGTTCCACCTCTCATGCCGGCAGTGGAGCCATTACAGCTGAAAAAACGGCCTCCGACTGACGAAAAG ATCACTTGGCAGTGGCTTCCTTTTACAAGTTCTGCTCGGAAAGATAATTTACAGCTCTATCACTGG GTTAGAGTTGTAAATGGTGTCCCACCTATTGGTGACTACTCCTTTGCCAAGTATAACAAG TCTGTGGATGTTGTCAAATACACAGACGAGGAGTATGAGAAGCATTTGACTGATGAT ATGTGGACAAAGGAAGAGACGGATCAATTGTTTGAATTGTGTCAACAGTTTGATCTACGCTTCATTGTGATAGCAGACAGGTTCCCGTCTTCTCGTACTGTGGAAGAACTGAAGGAACGCTATTACAAag TATCTCGATCTATATTAATTGCTAGAGCTGCGGCATCGCCTGGAGATGTTTCAGAGCATCCTATTGTTAAG GAACCTTACAAATTTACACAAGAGAGAGATCGCAAGCGAGCATTGTCCATGGTTCTCTCTCAAACAAAGCACCAAGAGAGAAAAGACTCGGAG GTTCTGGCTGAAGCCAAAAGAATAGCTGAGTCACGCATGGCTGCAAGG AATGCTAAAGAGTCAGAGTTGCCTATAACATTTAATGTGGAGAGGGCTATCGTTCCTGGTGAGACTCTGTCACCCTCATCCAACTCCGAGTTACCCTCTGCAATGGTTGCACCTTCAACTTCAATGGCAGAGAATACCTCTACTCTAGCTTCTCTCCGAATG CTTCGGGTGTATCTTAGGACATATGCGCTGGACCAAATGATCCAAGCTGCAAGCTCATCTGCTGGACTTCGGACTATCAAGCGGGTCGAGCAAAGTTTGCAAGAACTTGGG GTTAATTTAAAGCCGAGAGTTCCAACTAAATCCGTTTGTGCACAGCATCTTgaattaagaaaagaaatattGACGCTACTGAATCTTCAGAAACAG TTACAATATAAGGAGGCAGAAGGCTCATCTTATCGTGATAGTCCATACGAAACACCAGGCACACCCAAG GATCGCACTTTTGTCCCTGAATCAACAAGTTTTGGAGGTGATGTATTAG GGGAAAGAGTTGGTAAACGAGACCAAAAACGAAAGGCCCCTGGTAGGGCAGAAGCTCCATCATCGCCTGCGCAGCCTAAAAGGCCTAGAAAGTTAAGGGCATCAGATATGTAG
- the LOC103432239 gene encoding SWR1-complex protein 4-like isoform X4, with protein sequence MDAKDILGLSKTSHPASQEKKSRPVKESQRKPDGISREVYALIGGVPPLMPAVEPLQLKKRPPTDEKITWQWLPFTSSARKDNLQLYHWVRVVNGVPPIGDYSFAKYNKSVDVVKYTDEEYEKHLTDDMWTKEETDQLFELCQQFDLRFIVIADRFPSSRTVEELKERYYKVSRSILIARAAASPGDVSEHPIVKEPYKFTQERDRKRALSMVLSQTKHQERKDSEVLAEAKRIAESRMAARNAKESELPITFNVERAIVPGETLSPSSNSELPSAMVAPSTSMAENTSTLASLRMLRVYLRTYALDQMIQAASSSAGLRTIKRVEQSLQELGVNLKPRVPTKSVCAQHLELRKEILTLLNLQKQLQYKEAEGSSYRDSPYETPGTPKDRTFVPESTSFGGERVGKRDQKRKAPGRAEAPSSPAQPKRPRKLRASDM encoded by the exons ATGGATGCCAAGGACATCTTGGGCTTGTCCAAAACCTCGCATCCCGCATCCCAGGAGAAGAAATCTCGACCAGTTAAGGAGTCTCAGAGAAAACCAGATGGCATTTCGCGCGAG GTGTATGCGCTTATCGGGGGTGTTCCACCTCTCATGCCGGCAGTGGAGCCATTACAGCTGAAAAAACGGCCTCCGACTGACGAAAAG ATCACTTGGCAGTGGCTTCCTTTTACAAGTTCTGCTCGGAAAGATAATTTACAGCTCTATCACTGG GTTAGAGTTGTAAATGGTGTCCCACCTATTGGTGACTACTCCTTTGCCAAGTATAACAAG TCTGTGGATGTTGTCAAATACACAGACGAGGAGTATGAGAAGCATTTGACTGATGAT ATGTGGACAAAGGAAGAGACGGATCAATTGTTTGAATTGTGTCAACAGTTTGATCTACGCTTCATTGTGATAGCAGACAGGTTCCCGTCTTCTCGTACTGTGGAAGAACTGAAGGAACGCTATTACAAag TATCTCGATCTATATTAATTGCTAGAGCTGCGGCATCGCCTGGAGATGTTTCAGAGCATCCTATTGTTAAG GAACCTTACAAATTTACACAAGAGAGAGATCGCAAGCGAGCATTGTCCATGGTTCTCTCTCAAACAAAGCACCAAGAGAGAAAAGACTCGGAG GTTCTGGCTGAAGCCAAAAGAATAGCTGAGTCACGCATGGCTGCAAGG AATGCTAAAGAGTCAGAGTTGCCTATAACATTTAATGTGGAGAGGGCTATCGTTCCTGGTGAGACTCTGTCACCCTCATCCAACTCCGAGTTACCCTCTGCAATGGTTGCACCTTCAACTTCAATGGCAGAGAATACCTCTACTCTAGCTTCTCTCCGAATG CTTCGGGTGTATCTTAGGACATATGCGCTGGACCAAATGATCCAAGCTGCAAGCTCATCTGCTGGACTTCGGACTATCAAGCGGGTCGAGCAAAGTTTGCAAGAACTTGGG GTTAATTTAAAGCCGAGAGTTCCAACTAAATCCGTTTGTGCACAGCATCTTgaattaagaaaagaaatattGACGCTACTGAATCTTCAGAAACAG TTACAATATAAGGAGGCAGAAGGCTCATCTTATCGTGATAGTCCATACGAAACACCAGGCACACCCAAG GATCGCACTTTTGTCCCTGAATCAACAAGTTTTGGAG GGGAAAGAGTTGGTAAACGAGACCAAAAACGAAAGGCCCCTGGTAGGGCAGAAGCTCCATCATCGCCTGCGCAGCCTAAAAGGCCTAGAAAGTTAAGGGCATCAGATATGTAG
- the LOC103432239 gene encoding SWR1-complex protein 4-like isoform X1 — MDAKDILGLSKTSHPASQEKKSRPVKESQRKPDGISREVYALIGGVPPLMPAVEPLQLKKRPPTDEKITWQWLPFTSSARKDNLQLYHWVRVVNGVPPIGDYSFAKYNKSVDVVKYTDEEYEKHLTDDMWTKEETDQLFELCQQFDLRFIVIADRFPSSRTVEELKERYYKVSRSILIARAAASPGDVSEHPIVKEPYKFTQERDRKRALSMVLSQTKHQERKDSEVLAEAKRIAESRMAARVSLPNAKESELPITFNVERAIVPGETLSPSSNSELPSAMVAPSTSMAENTSTLASLRMLRVYLRTYALDQMIQAASSSAGLRTIKRVEQSLQELGVNLKPRVPTKSVCAQHLELRKEILTLLNLQKQLQYKEAEGSSYRDSPYETPGTPKDRTFVPESTSFGGDVLGERVGKRDQKRKAPGRAEAPSSPAQPKRPRKLRASDM; from the exons ATGGATGCCAAGGACATCTTGGGCTTGTCCAAAACCTCGCATCCCGCATCCCAGGAGAAGAAATCTCGACCAGTTAAGGAGTCTCAGAGAAAACCAGATGGCATTTCGCGCGAG GTGTATGCGCTTATCGGGGGTGTTCCACCTCTCATGCCGGCAGTGGAGCCATTACAGCTGAAAAAACGGCCTCCGACTGACGAAAAG ATCACTTGGCAGTGGCTTCCTTTTACAAGTTCTGCTCGGAAAGATAATTTACAGCTCTATCACTGG GTTAGAGTTGTAAATGGTGTCCCACCTATTGGTGACTACTCCTTTGCCAAGTATAACAAG TCTGTGGATGTTGTCAAATACACAGACGAGGAGTATGAGAAGCATTTGACTGATGAT ATGTGGACAAAGGAAGAGACGGATCAATTGTTTGAATTGTGTCAACAGTTTGATCTACGCTTCATTGTGATAGCAGACAGGTTCCCGTCTTCTCGTACTGTGGAAGAACTGAAGGAACGCTATTACAAag TATCTCGATCTATATTAATTGCTAGAGCTGCGGCATCGCCTGGAGATGTTTCAGAGCATCCTATTGTTAAG GAACCTTACAAATTTACACAAGAGAGAGATCGCAAGCGAGCATTGTCCATGGTTCTCTCTCAAACAAAGCACCAAGAGAGAAAAGACTCGGAG GTTCTGGCTGAAGCCAAAAGAATAGCTGAGTCACGCATGGCTGCAAGGGTAAGTTTACCG AATGCTAAAGAGTCAGAGTTGCCTATAACATTTAATGTGGAGAGGGCTATCGTTCCTGGTGAGACTCTGTCACCCTCATCCAACTCCGAGTTACCCTCTGCAATGGTTGCACCTTCAACTTCAATGGCAGAGAATACCTCTACTCTAGCTTCTCTCCGAATG CTTCGGGTGTATCTTAGGACATATGCGCTGGACCAAATGATCCAAGCTGCAAGCTCATCTGCTGGACTTCGGACTATCAAGCGGGTCGAGCAAAGTTTGCAAGAACTTGGG GTTAATTTAAAGCCGAGAGTTCCAACTAAATCCGTTTGTGCACAGCATCTTgaattaagaaaagaaatattGACGCTACTGAATCTTCAGAAACAG TTACAATATAAGGAGGCAGAAGGCTCATCTTATCGTGATAGTCCATACGAAACACCAGGCACACCCAAG GATCGCACTTTTGTCCCTGAATCAACAAGTTTTGGAGGTGATGTATTAG GGGAAAGAGTTGGTAAACGAGACCAAAAACGAAAGGCCCCTGGTAGGGCAGAAGCTCCATCATCGCCTGCGCAGCCTAAAAGGCCTAGAAAGTTAAGGGCATCAGATATGTAG